The genome window CCGGCAATAAAAATTTCTGTAAAAGCATCACTGTCGAATTTCTTTGCAAGTAAGCCGGTGGATTTACTGATTTTTTTCTCAATAATTCCCTGTGGTCTGGGAAATTCATAAAGTTCTTTATCCACAATTGCCTTTCCTGTAGAATCTTTAGGGGAACTGTTTGCTACCGCCCTATTCATAATGTAGGGCCAAGGAGGAACAGCCACATAAGCTCCGGCTTGTCCTTTTCCCAAAGTTATATTGTCATCAAAACCAACCCAAATTCCGAGAACCAATCGTCTGGTAAAAGCAATACACCAGGCATCCTGAAAATTATCCGTAGTCCCGGTTTTTCCACCTGCGGGAAGATAAAATCCACGCCAGCGGATTCCGGCAGCTGTTCCGCCATTTACTACGGATTGCATCAGACTGTTTGTCATATATGCCAATTTCTCACTGATCACTCTGGAAGATTTTGGGAAATTCTGCTCCAAAATTTCGCCGGTTTTGTTTTCAATCCGTTTTATATAGATTGGTTCGATCCTATTTCCACCATTTGCAAAAACAGAATATGCTGTAATCAATTTTGAAGGTTTTACTACACAAGTTCCCAAAGCAAGCGAAAGGTATGGGGGCAGGTAACTGTCTATTCCACATCTTCGGGCGTACTTTATGACTTCATACGGAGAAATATTATTGATTATTTGCACAGCCGGAATATTTCTCGAATGTTGAAGAGCGGTGCGAAGCGAGGTTAATCCGTAATTTTTTTCAGAATAATTCATCGGTTTCCAAAAGGCAGTATCGCTCTGCATAAAGACAACCGGCAGATCGTTTATCATGGTTGCAGGGGTAAAACCGTTTGCCATAGCGGCTGTATATAAAAAAGGTTTAAAAGCCGAGCCCGGCTGTCTGCCCGGTTCTTGCATCATTCGGTTGAATTTGCTGTGATTAAAATTACGTCCTCCGATCATCACTGTTACATAACCGTTATTAGGATTAATTGCAAAAATTCCACCTTGGATATATTTTGTATCGAAATCAACCGTGTCAGGGGGAAAATCCTCATATTTTATATCGTAATCCATCTTATTTTCGAATTTTTTAATATGATTATTTAGCATAGAATCGGCATAGCAAGTTAAATCGTAGTCCATAGGCGTATAGACGCTTAATCCTCCATTATAAAGTTGGGATGTTCCGTATTTGTTTTCGATGTATTTACGAATATATTCGAGATAATAATCAGCGGAATCTTTTTCTTTCTTCTTGCTGGCTAATTTGACCGAGTCTTCATAAGCCTTGTAATAAGATTGTCTGTTGATGTATCCAAGTTCATACATTCTGTTTAGAACTTGTTTGCTTCTTTTGATGGAAACTTCATAATTCATTCTGGGATTCAAATAAGACGGGGCTTGAGGTAAGCGAGCAAGAACAGCACATTCTGCCAAATTCAATTCATTTGCCGGTTTGCCAAAATAATTCTCTGCTGCGGATTCAACCCCGTAATTACCGCCACCAAGATAAGTTTTGTTCAGATACATTTCCAGAATCTGATTTTTGGAAAAAGTCCGCTCAATTTGAAAAGCCAGCATCATTTCCTTAATTTTTCTTGTGTAAGTTTGGTCTCTATTCAGAAACATATCCCGTGCCAATTGCTGAGTTATCGTGCTTGTGCCTTTGGTCTTTTTGAGTGTAAAAACGTTCATCACTACCAGTTTGATCAGGCGGATGACATCAATACCATTATGCTCAAAAAAACTATCGTCTTCGATAGCCACAAATGCATTAATAAGAGTATCCGGCATATCGGAAAATCTAATATTTTTTCGATATTCACTTGCAAAGATTTTTACAAGATTACCATCATTGTCATAAACTTTCGTTCCGTTTTTCATCTCATATTGAAGAAGTTCTGAAATAGGGGGAATTTCTTTGCT of Candidatus Cloacimonadota bacterium contains these proteins:
- a CDS encoding PBP1A family penicillin-binding protein, producing the protein MKKITFWKVFFAVCCLFLFFIGILFALLQNLSKEIPPISELLQYEMKNGTKVYDNDGNLVKIFASEYRKNIRFSDMPDTLINAFVAIEDDSFFEHNGIDVIRLIKLVVMNVFTLKKTKGTSTITQQLARDMFLNRDQTYTRKIKEMMLAFQIERTFSKNQILEMYLNKTYLGGGNYGVESAAENYFGKPANELNLAECAVLARLPQAPSYLNPRMNYEVSIKRSKQVLNRMYELGYINRQSYYKAYEDSVKLASKKKEKDSADYYLEYIRKYIENKYGTSQLYNGGLSVYTPMDYDLTCYADSMLNNHIKKFENKMDYDIKYEDFPPDTVDFDTKYIQGGIFAINPNNGYVTVMIGGRNFNHSKFNRMMQEPGRQPGSAFKPFLYTAAMANGFTPATMINDLPVVFMQSDTAFWKPMNYSEKNYGLTSLRTALQHSRNIPAVQIINNISPYEVIKYARRCGIDSYLPPYLSLALGTCVVKPSKLITAYSVFANGGNRIEPIYIKRIENKTGEILEQNFPKSSRVISEKLAYMTNSLMQSVVNGGTAAGIRWRGFYLPAGGKTGTTDNFQDAWCIAFTRRLVLGIWVGFDDNITLGKGQAGAYVAVPPWPYIMNRAVANSSPKDSTGKAIVDKELYEFPRPQGIIEKKISKSTGLLAKKFDSDAFTEIFIAGTEPTILSDSLGYNFEPLGYQDLELDTLFIYMDKKD